A single Terriglobales bacterium DNA region contains:
- a CDS encoding sodium:solute symporter family protein has translation MQLSALDWAVIVGYFALNLGVGLWWYRRASGSTADYFVSGRRAPWWLAGTSLVATTFAADTPLVVTGLVFRYGIAGNWLWWGQALSGMLTVFFFARLWRRAGVLTDMEFAELRYAGRPAAFLRGFRALYFALPVNTIILGWVNLAMAKILEITLGVERLHAVMFCLALTMIYTTVSGLWAVLWTDLVQFALAMFVVIALAVAAVRAVGGVEALAARVAEMDAARGADSLGFLPGPESAWFAMFVVYLSVNWWASWYPGAEPGGGGYVAQRIFSAKDEKHSLAATLWFNLAHYALRPWPWILTALAAVVLYPQAKDPEAAYVRVMVDHLPASLRGLMLAGFAAAYMSTVSTHINLGASYLVNDFYRRFLRRGADERHYVLASRAASVLVALAAGVATYFMTSLEGAWKFLIALGAGAGPVFMLRWFWWRINAWSEVAAMSAAAVWSLVLQSRLATPLTAQLRDWDPQLPVGPLDPNHPHGFAWLMVLTVGFTTLAWVTVTFLTPPEPEGHLRAFYRRVRPASAGWRPIARLEGEASRQSLWWSAADWIAGCALVYGALFGVGRLLFGDRMGGAALLLTGAVAGAFIFWDLRRRGWEALSG, from the coding sequence ATGCAGCTCTCGGCGCTCGATTGGGCGGTGATCGTCGGCTACTTCGCGCTCAACCTGGGCGTGGGGCTGTGGTGGTACCGGCGGGCCAGCGGCAGCACGGCCGACTACTTCGTCAGCGGACGGCGTGCGCCGTGGTGGTTGGCGGGAACGTCGCTGGTAGCGACCACCTTTGCTGCGGACACGCCGCTGGTGGTGACCGGGCTGGTGTTCCGCTACGGGATCGCGGGCAACTGGCTGTGGTGGGGGCAGGCGCTGAGCGGGATGCTGACCGTGTTCTTCTTTGCGCGGCTGTGGCGGCGGGCCGGCGTCCTCACCGACATGGAGTTCGCCGAGTTGCGCTACGCCGGGCGTCCGGCCGCGTTCCTGCGCGGCTTCCGCGCGCTGTACTTCGCGCTGCCGGTGAACACCATCATCCTCGGCTGGGTGAACCTGGCCATGGCCAAGATCTTGGAGATCACGCTGGGCGTCGAGCGCCTGCATGCGGTGATGTTCTGCCTGGCGCTGACCATGATTTACACCACGGTCAGCGGGCTGTGGGCTGTGCTGTGGACGGACCTGGTGCAGTTCGCCCTGGCCATGTTCGTGGTGATCGCGCTGGCGGTGGCGGCGGTGCGAGCCGTGGGCGGGGTGGAAGCGCTCGCCGCGCGAGTGGCGGAAATGGATGCGGCGCGCGGCGCCGATTCACTCGGCTTCCTGCCGGGACCGGAGTCGGCGTGGTTCGCCATGTTCGTGGTCTATCTCAGCGTCAACTGGTGGGCGAGCTGGTATCCCGGTGCTGAGCCGGGCGGCGGCGGCTACGTGGCGCAGCGCATCTTTTCCGCGAAGGACGAGAAGCATTCGCTCGCGGCGACGCTATGGTTCAACCTGGCGCATTATGCATTGCGGCCGTGGCCGTGGATCCTCACGGCGCTGGCAGCGGTGGTGCTGTATCCGCAGGCGAAAGACCCGGAGGCCGCTTATGTGCGGGTGATGGTGGACCATTTGCCGGCCAGCCTGCGCGGGCTGATGCTGGCGGGCTTCGCCGCGGCCTACATGTCGACGGTGAGCACGCACATCAACTTGGGCGCCAGCTACCTGGTCAACGACTTCTACCGGCGTTTCCTGCGGCGTGGCGCGGACGAGCGGCATTACGTACTGGCGTCGCGCGCGGCCTCGGTACTGGTAGCGCTGGCAGCGGGTGTGGCCACGTACTTCATGACGTCGCTTGAAGGCGCGTGGAAGTTCCTCATCGCGCTGGGTGCGGGGGCGGGCCCGGTGTTCATGCTGCGCTGGTTCTGGTGGCGCATCAACGCCTGGTCGGAGGTGGCGGCGATGTCAGCGGCGGCGGTTTGGTCGCTGGTGTTGCAGTCGCGGCTGGCCACGCCGCTGACGGCGCAGCTTCGGGACTGGGATCCGCAGTTGCCCGTGGGACCGCTCGACCCGAACCATCCCCATGGATTCGCCTGGCTGATGGTGTTGACCGTGGGCTTCACGACCTTGGCATGGGTGACGGTGACGTTTCTGACGCCGCCCGAGCCCGAAGGTCATCTGCGCGCGTTCTACCGACGGGTGCGGCCGGCGAGCGCCGGATGGAGGCCCATCGCCCGGCTGGAAGGGGAAGCTTCCCGGCAGAGCCTGTGGTGGTCGGCGGCGGACTGGATCGCCGGCTGCGCGCTGGTGTATGGTGCGCTGTTCGGTGTCGGACGCCTGCTGTTCGGCGACCGGATGGGCGGCGCGGCGCTGCTGCTCACGGGTGCGGTCGCAGGAGCGTTCATCTTCTGGGACCTGCGGCGCCGCGGCTGGGAAGCCCTCAGCGGGTAG
- a CDS encoding M20/M25/M40 family metallo-hydrolase: MFKRTAVTGVLLCAALVTAAQAQSDVERVRDEALKPSALGENLRRLTDEIGGRVPGTPAMDQAIQWAVDAFRATGADSVHREDFSMPVAWSEGATQVEVVAPVRFRVRAVSMAWSPPTRGVVRARVVDVGQGSPAELAKATDVRGALLLVRSEPMRTWADLFGEYLRAPAIVETAVRGGAAGIAYISTREHDLLYRHINISDGNVDRLPMVQLAREDGLRIARLLEAGKKVEVEFSLPNRVGPGFTTANVVAEIRGREQPQEFVVLGAHLDSWDLGTGALDNGCNAALVVDVLRAIKASGVRPRRSIRFILFSGEEQGLLGSKAYAAAHRAELDNAVAAVIFDTGIGEVTGFSLGGRKDVVAAAERMVAPFREWDAATLTTDAFVGTDNFDFLLEGVPTLVANQKEANYLVNYHASSDTFDKVDLDRLKKHVAIAAGVTFAIADAEERVGPRQSRAEVEQLLRESGLEQQMKTFGLWADWEAKRRGRQ; the protein is encoded by the coding sequence ATGTTCAAACGAACGGCAGTGACTGGGGTGTTGCTGTGTGCTGCACTGGTGACGGCAGCGCAGGCGCAGAGTGACGTCGAGCGCGTGCGCGATGAGGCGCTGAAGCCCTCGGCGTTGGGCGAGAACCTGCGGCGGCTGACCGACGAGATCGGCGGGCGGGTGCCCGGGACGCCGGCGATGGACCAGGCGATCCAGTGGGCCGTGGATGCGTTCCGGGCCACCGGTGCTGATAGCGTGCATCGCGAAGATTTCAGCATGCCGGTGGCGTGGTCGGAGGGCGCGACACAGGTGGAAGTCGTAGCGCCGGTGCGCTTCCGCGTGCGGGCGGTGTCGATGGCGTGGTCGCCGCCGACGCGGGGTGTGGTCCGGGCACGGGTCGTCGATGTTGGGCAGGGCAGTCCGGCGGAACTTGCGAAGGCGACGGATGTCCGTGGCGCGTTGCTGCTGGTGCGCAGCGAGCCGATGCGCACGTGGGCCGACCTGTTCGGCGAGTATCTGCGCGCACCGGCCATCGTGGAGACGGCGGTACGAGGCGGGGCGGCAGGCATTGCGTACATCTCCACGCGCGAGCACGATCTGCTCTATCGGCACATCAATATCAGCGACGGCAACGTCGACCGCCTGCCCATGGTGCAACTGGCGCGCGAGGACGGATTGCGCATCGCGCGCCTGCTGGAAGCGGGGAAAAAGGTGGAAGTTGAGTTCTCCCTGCCCAATCGCGTGGGGCCGGGGTTCACGACTGCGAACGTGGTGGCCGAGATCCGCGGGCGCGAGCAGCCCCAGGAGTTCGTGGTGCTGGGGGCGCATCTGGACTCGTGGGACCTGGGCACGGGGGCGCTGGACAACGGTTGCAACGCGGCGCTGGTCGTGGACGTGCTGCGCGCCATCAAGGCGTCCGGGGTCAGGCCGCGGCGCTCCATCCGGTTCATCTTGTTTTCCGGCGAGGAGCAGGGCTTGCTGGGTTCGAAGGCCTATGCGGCAGCGCATCGCGCCGAGCTGGATAACGCAGTGGCCGCTGTGATTTTCGATACCGGCATCGGCGAGGTGACCGGCTTCTCGCTGGGCGGGCGGAAAGACGTGGTCGCCGCCGCCGAGCGCATGGTCGCGCCGTTCCGCGAATGGGACGCCGCCACGCTGACCACGGACGCCTTCGTGGGCACGGACAATTTCGATTTCCTGCTGGAAGGCGTGCCGACGCTGGTGGCCAATCAAAAGGAAGCCAACTACCTGGTCAACTACCACGCCAGCTCGGACACTTTCGACAAGGTGGACCTCGATCGGCTGAAGAAGCACGTGGCCATCGCGGCCGGAGTGACCTTTGCGATCGCGGACGCCGAAGAGCGCGTAGGTCCCCGGCAGTCACGCGCCGAGGTGGAGCAGTTGCTGCGCGAGAGCGGCCTGGAGCAGCAGATGAAGACCTTCGGCCTGTGGGCGGACTGGGAAGCGAAGCGGCGCGGGCGGCAATGA
- a CDS encoding M28 family peptidase, whose protein sequence is MRSCARLLGVMVCLGSLAACTKAEPERRESSSKTVTAQPAASEPGPGLGATQRPATTVVRPRVQGERALSYVRQIVAFGPRPPGSEGHRKVEAYLRRQLKSDNLEEDAWTAQTPAGPLPMRNFVAKFPGEKDGIIVLATHYETNYPLKNYVGANDGGSSTGLLLELAHHLRGKKRKGYSVWLAFLDGEEAVREWSAADSLYGSRRLAERWTKDGTVKMIKAFLLADLVGDRELHIDRDLNSTPWLLDVVQQAAANLGYQSYFFQRAVTVEDDHLPFRNAGVPVADLIDFEYGYGNVFHHTPEDTWDKLSAKSLQVVGEVMLETVRLLDER, encoded by the coding sequence ATGAGAAGCTGCGCGCGCTTGCTCGGAGTGATGGTGTGCCTGGGGAGCCTCGCCGCCTGCACCAAGGCGGAGCCGGAGCGCCGGGAATCCTCGAGCAAGACTGTTACGGCGCAACCGGCGGCGTCTGAGCCGGGTCCGGGCCTCGGAGCGACACAGCGTCCGGCCACGACGGTGGTGCGGCCGCGCGTCCAGGGCGAGCGCGCGCTGAGTTACGTGCGCCAGATCGTGGCGTTCGGGCCGCGGCCTCCGGGCAGCGAAGGACATCGCAAGGTGGAAGCCTACCTGCGCCGGCAACTCAAGAGCGACAACCTGGAAGAAGACGCCTGGACGGCGCAGACGCCTGCGGGTCCTCTGCCCATGCGGAACTTCGTGGCCAAGTTCCCGGGCGAGAAGGACGGGATCATCGTGCTGGCCACGCATTACGAGACCAACTACCCGCTCAAGAATTACGTCGGCGCGAACGACGGCGGGTCGAGCACGGGCCTGCTGCTGGAGCTGGCCCACCATCTGCGCGGCAAGAAGCGCAAGGGCTACAGCGTGTGGCTGGCGTTCCTGGACGGGGAAGAGGCGGTGCGGGAGTGGTCGGCTGCAGACAGCCTGTATGGCAGCCGCCGCCTGGCTGAGCGCTGGACGAAAGACGGAACCGTAAAGATGATCAAGGCCTTTCTGCTGGCCGACCTGGTGGGCGATCGGGAACTGCACATCGATCGCGATCTGAACTCGACGCCCTGGCTGCTGGATGTGGTGCAGCAGGCGGCGGCCAACCTGGGGTATCAGTCGTATTTCTTCCAACGGGCGGTCACAGTGGAGGACGACCACCTGCCGTTCCGCAATGCCGGCGTGCCGGTGGCCGATCTGATCGATTTCGAGTACGGCTACGGCAACGTGTTCCACCATACGCCGGAAGACACGTGGGACAAGTTGAGCGCGAAGAGTTTGCAGGTTGTCGGCGAAGTGATGCTGGAGACGGTGCGGTTGCTGGACGAGCGGTAG